A genomic segment from Legionella quinlivanii encodes:
- a CDS encoding DUF1189 family protein, with the protein MSQNNTALRDINKPHYNYWQALVLSFFSSRLYVDVGKRWFGLGIVYLFIAILVFGTPFALRTTNDFNIFFDQQLLTPLKKMPPITIQNGLVSFDKPMPYEIKNQSGQVVSVIDTSGTVTGRSEKYPYLTTLVSKNQLSFWPPSPQFFFMNQAQPQSDTPIVQIFPPQMNEIFDGSKWIASSGIETVKYLSLIIIYPTVILIFFVMFLTFFLVFGMIGQLVSRLFYKLDLTYSQSCRLLAVGATPSIAILLLMLAANLPIPGLGVVIILVLSFYFSFAVISLRNESKKLVLS; encoded by the coding sequence ATGAGTCAAAACAACACTGCGTTGCGGGATATTAACAAGCCACATTATAACTACTGGCAGGCTCTGGTTCTCTCATTTTTTAGCAGTCGATTGTATGTTGATGTCGGAAAGCGCTGGTTTGGATTGGGAATTGTATACTTATTTATCGCTATATTGGTGTTCGGAACTCCATTTGCCCTGAGAACCACCAATGATTTCAATATTTTCTTTGATCAGCAGTTGCTGACACCTCTTAAAAAAATGCCGCCAATCACGATTCAAAATGGCCTTGTCAGTTTTGATAAGCCCATGCCTTATGAAATAAAAAATCAATCAGGTCAGGTTGTTTCAGTCATTGATACAAGCGGAACGGTGACCGGACGCAGTGAAAAGTATCCTTATCTCACGACGCTTGTTTCTAAAAATCAATTGTCCTTCTGGCCGCCATCGCCCCAGTTTTTCTTTATGAATCAGGCACAGCCGCAGTCGGATACGCCGATAGTGCAAATATTTCCGCCACAAATGAATGAAATTTTCGATGGGAGCAAATGGATTGCCTCTTCAGGGATTGAAACAGTAAAATACCTGTCATTAATTATAATTTATCCGACGGTCATTCTGATCTTCTTTGTGATGTTTCTAACGTTTTTCCTGGTGTTTGGAATGATCGGACAGCTGGTTTCCCGATTGTTTTATAAACTGGATCTGACTTATTCTCAATCATGTCGTTTACTAGCGGTCGGGGCAACTCCGTCAATCGCAATTTTACTGTTGATGCTGGCAGCGAATTTACCTATTCCTGGCTTAGGCGTAGTTATTATTCTTGTTCTATCCTTTTATTTCAGTTTTGCCGTCATTTCATTACGTAATGAAAGTAAAAAGCTGGTGCTTTCGTGA
- a CDS encoding alpha/beta fold hydrolase, which yields MKETIHFAHGNGFPSPCYHQLLTALETRYDYCYVDRIGHDVRFPVTENWHYLVDQIAESVKENCRPPVIGVGHSLGGVLSLIAAIEHPELFSAVVMIDSPLLNRFKSRMVKLAKTIGLIDKVTPAGRTRGRRQHWPDKQQLWDYLKTRALFSSFRDDCLNDYIKYGFSKDEEGYSLRFDRDIEYSIFRTIPHQFHQYEGKLKIPAFLIYGDQSDIVSQSDVSYMNKHYGIVSQKMKGTHMLPMENPELLAEQIFKLLDLKKMGDKQKQSQNA from the coding sequence GTGAAGGAAACAATCCATTTTGCACATGGAAATGGTTTCCCATCACCTTGTTATCATCAGCTCCTGACCGCATTAGAAACTCGGTACGACTACTGCTATGTGGATCGTATTGGGCATGATGTGCGTTTTCCAGTAACTGAAAACTGGCACTATCTGGTTGATCAGATAGCAGAAAGCGTCAAAGAAAACTGCAGGCCTCCGGTCATTGGAGTAGGGCATTCGCTTGGCGGTGTATTATCCTTAATTGCCGCCATCGAGCACCCGGAGTTATTTTCTGCTGTGGTCATGATTGATTCTCCTTTGTTAAACCGGTTTAAATCAAGGATGGTAAAACTGGCAAAAACCATTGGTCTGATTGATAAAGTGACGCCAGCCGGACGAACTCGAGGCAGGAGACAGCATTGGCCTGATAAACAACAACTATGGGACTATCTTAAAACCAGAGCGCTTTTTTCGAGTTTTCGAGATGATTGTCTGAACGATTATATTAAATATGGCTTTAGCAAAGATGAAGAGGGTTATTCACTGCGATTTGACCGGGACATTGAATACTCCATTTTTCGGACTATTCCACATCAATTTCATCAATATGAAGGTAAATTAAAAATTCCGGCTTTCCTTATTTACGGGGATCAAAGTGATATTGTCAGCCAGTCTGACGTGAGTTACATGAACAAGCACTATGGCATCGTGAGCCAAAAAATGAAGGGAACTCACATGTTGCCAATGGAAAATCCAGAGTTACTTGCCGAGCAGATTTTCAAACTACTTGACCTTAAAAAAATGGGAGATAAACAAAAACAGAGTCAAAATGCTTAA